The proteins below come from a single Zea mays cultivar B73 chromosome 8, Zm-B73-REFERENCE-NAM-5.0, whole genome shotgun sequence genomic window:
- the LOC118473100 gene encoding LOB domain-containing protein 13-like — protein sequence MPTYGMPPPDFALPMPMLAPPPPPPPPSQFPMGFQTPPASVAAPGDGSGQDDTTNSWVNTIFNTQSPAGGGGYSNHPDDGYD from the exons atgccgacatatgggatgccgcctccggactttgcactgccaatgccaatgttggcgcctccacctccacctccgcctccgtcacaattccctatg ggatttcagacaccacccgcttcagttgccgcacctggagatgggtctggtcaggACGACACAACAAATTCGTGGGTGAACACCAttttcaacacgcagagtccagccggaggaggtggctactcgaaccatccagacgatggatatgattga